The region GATCGTGTGAAGCTTCGGTTCGACGCAGGTTATATGCAGGCAGCACAGCAAGGAAAGCTATAGACATGAGCAGCTTCGCCCCATTCGATATCCAGGCCCGGCCGAATCGCCTTGTTGCACAGGCGCTCTCGTTCGTGTTCTTCCTGGTGTGCCTGGGGCTGTATGTGCATACGTCGAAGGTGCGTCATGCGGATAACCCTGAGGACCGCATTGTGCCGAACGCGCAGCAGTTGCGTGCGGGCATTCATGCTTCGGTGCTGGAGCCTGCTGAGGAAGATGACTATATTGCGCCGGATGGAGCTTCGAAGTGGGAGCGGTTTCACCACTCGATGATCTGGAAGGACACGCTCTCGAGTGGGCGGCGTTTTGGCATTGCGCTACTGCTGCTGGTGCCGGCGGTTTTGCTGGCGCTGCACATTGGGCTGTTCCCTTACTTCAATTCCGGCGGCATGCGATTTCTCCTGTTCTTCGACAAAATCGTGGCGCTGTCGTTGCTGCCGATTCTGTTCATCGTGTTTGGGATCGACGAGTGGTCGAAGATTGCACTGATCGTGATTGGCGTTGCGCCGACGATGATGCTGGACGTGATCCAGATGGTGCGCACGGTGCCGCAGGAGCAGGTGGTGAAGTCGTTCACGCTAGGCGCGAATGACTTCGATGTGGCGTATCGCGTGATCTTCCGGCAGATCCTGCCGCAGATCATCAACAGCCTGCGGTTGAACTTGAAGCCCATCATGCTGTTCCTGTTTGCGGGCGAGATGATTGCGGCCTCAGACGGGCTGGCTTACCGGATTGCGATCATGCGGCGGCATATGGGGATGGATGTGATTCTGCCTTACGTGCTTTGGGTGGCGCTGCTGCTGTTCTGTGTGGATCTCTCGTTGCGAATCGTGAACAGGAGGATGCATCCATGGTTTCAGTCCTAGAGCCGATGCCTGAGACTGTCACGACCTCTGCCGCGAAGGCTGAGGCTACGGCGATCCATATCGCCGATGTGTCCGTCTCCTACGCGACGAAGAAGAAGACGCGCAAGACGATTCTGAATGGGGTGAACCTCGAGATCGCCGATGGTGAGTTCGTCGTGCTGCTGGGCGAGACGGGCTGCGGCAAGAGCACGCTGCTGCGGATGATCCTGGGGCAGGAACTCCCGGCTGCGGGTGCGGTGTTTGTGCGCGGCAAGAAGGTAGAACGGGTGAGTGCGCAGTGCGGGTATGTGCCGCAGAAGTATTCCCTGTTTCCGGACCGGACGGTGATGGGCAATCTGATCATGGGGCCGGAGACTTCGAAGTTCCATATTTTGGGGCGGCTGAGGCCGGAGTTCAGGGCGTTTCGGCGAGAGGTCAAGGCTGAGGCTCTGCGTCAGTTGCAGCATATGGGGCTTCATGCGACGGACGCGGACAAGTATCCGCATCAGCTTTCAGGCGGCATGCAGCAGCGGGTGGCGATCGCGCAGGCGCTGATGATGAAGCCGAACGTGCTGCTGATGGATGAGGCGTTCAGTGCGCTGGACCCGGCGACCAGGACGAGTCTGCAACGGATTCTGAGGACGGTTTGGCTGGAGACGAAGCCGACGGTGGTGTTCGTGACGCACAACACGGCGGAGGCGCTGTTTCTGGCGACTCGCGTGATTGTGCTGGCGAAGCAGGGCGTCAACGGGCAGGACGGCGCTAAGGTTGCGCTGGATCTGAAGCTGCCTGAGACGGGCATGAGTTTGAAGCGGAACGGGCAACAATTTCTGGATTTGGTAGAGCACATCGAAGACGCGTCTCGAGGATCGGCAGTGGCCGATGAGTCGACGCCCAGCCCTGAGGAAGTGCTATGAAGAAGCTATGGCTCGCTGGAACGTTTACCGCCCTGACCCTGAGCTTGACCGCTGGTGCGCAGCAGGCTGCGCCCGCCGACAAGATCCATGCCGCGGCGTTGAAGCCCGCGGGTGCGGGTGGCGATCAGCAGAAGTACTTTGAGGATAAGGTTCGTCCGGTGCTGGCGCAGAACTGCTACAAGTGCCACACGTCGGAGGCCATGGGTGGGCTGCGGCTGGACTCGCGCGAGAGAGTTCTGAAGGGTGGCGATACGGGGCCGGCTTTGATTCCGGGTGCGCCGGAGAAGAGCCTGCTGATCGAGGCCATCAACCAGACGGGCGATCTGAAGATGCCGCCGAAGGGCAAGAAGCTGACGGATGGCGAGATTGCTTCGCTGACCGAGTGGGTGAAGAACGGTGCGGCCTGGGATGCAGCGGAATCGACCAAGCCGATTACCGCTACGCTTACGGCGGCTGCGGTGAAGGGTGGCGCGGGCGAGGAGTACTTCGAGAATAATGTGCGGCCGATCCTGGCGCAGAAGTGCGGGACATGTCATGAGGATCGCTCGTCGGGCGGCCTAAGGATGATCTCGCGTGAGGCGCTGCTGAAGGGCGGGGACTCCGGGCCAGCGATTGTCCCGGGTGATCCCGACAAAAGCCTGTTGCTGACGGCGGTGCATCAGACGACCGAGTTGAAGATGCCGCCGAAGGGCACGAAGCTTTCCGACCAGGAGATTCAGTCGCTGACGGATTGGATCAAGATGGGCGCGCCTTGGCCTGCGAGCACGGTTGCGGTGCGTGAAGAAGGCAAGCAGATCACCGATGAGATGCGGGCGTGGTGGTCGTTCCAGCCGCTGAAGGCTCCGGCGATTCCGGTGAACAAGAATGCGGGCTGGGCGAAGTCGGATATCGATCACCTGGTGCTGGCGAAGCTGGAAGCGAAGGGTATGTCCCCTGCTGCGGCGGCGGACAAGCGCACGTTGATCCGGCGCGCGACGCTGGACCTGACGGGGCTGCCGCCGACCGAGGAAGAGGTTACGGCGTTCGAGCAGGACAAGGACGCCAATGCGTATGAGAAGGTGGTCGATCGTCTGCTGGCTTCGCCGCGGTATGGCGAGCGCTGGGGACGGCACTGGCTGGATGTGGCGCGGTATGCGGATGATGATATTCGCGGTCTCGACCCGCGCGGACGTGGGTATATGCCGCTCGATGGCGCGTATGTGTATCGCGACTGGGTGGTGCGTGCGATCAACTCCGACCTGAGCTACGACAAGTTTGTGAAGATGCAGCTTGCGGGCGACCTGATGAGCAAGAAGCCGACGCCGGATGAGCTTGAGGCCACATCGTTTCTGGGCGCGGCTCCCTGGATCTGGGATCAGGCGGAACCGGCACAGGGCCGGGCGGATGAACGCAATGAGCGGATCGACGCTGTGACTCGTGGGTATCTTGGGCTGACGGTTGCGTGCGCTCGCTGCCATGACCATAAGTACGATCCCATTCTGGCGAAGGACTACTACGCGCTGGGCGGTGTGTTTGCTAGCTCGACCTACAAGGAATATTCGTTCGTCCCGGATGAAGAGGTGACGTACTGGCACGATAAGTTCAACAAGGCCGACAAGATGGATGAGGCCGTGCAGGCCTACAACAAGACCGAGTCCGAGCAGTTGGCGAAGGCGTTCGCTTCGGAGAGCTCGGCTTACATGGTGGCTGCGTGGCGAGTCTCCGGCAAGCCAAAGATGAAGGTGGAAGACGTCGCCGAGAAGGACAAGCTGGACCCTGAACAGCTTGACCGTTGGGTGAAGTTCCTGGGCAAGAAGCAGACCTTCTACCCCTACCTGCATGACTGGCAGATGATGATCGCGCAGGGTGGGACGGAGGACCAGGCGAAGTATCTTGGCGATGCGTTCCAGGGCTTGATTCTCGATCTGGAGATGGAGCAGAAGCAGCTCGAAGAGGACAACAAGAAAATCGAGGCGAAGGCGGATGTGCCCACGCGGCGCAAAAAAGAGGCCAAGCCGAACGAGTTCGACACGTATGACGAGTTCTGCCCGGGCTGCACGCTGGAGCTGAAGGTGATGACCCCGGAGCGCGCGAATCTTTACTCCGATCTCTTCGTCCGGGCGCTCTCTTCCGACAGCGAAGGACGCGGCGAGCCAGGCTTGTTTGCTTATCGCGGATGGGCGTTGCGGCGGCGGCTTGGACCGACCGAGCAGCAGTACCTGGCGGACCTGGAAGTCCAGGGCAAGAAGATGCATAAGGACATGCCGGAGCAGTATCCGTTTGTCCATGGCTTCACGGATCGTCCGAAGGCTGTGAACATCGCGTTGAATCTGCGCGGAAATCCTCATGCGCTGGGACCGGAGATTCCACGGGCGTTCCCTGAGGTTCTGGGTGCGCCGGGGAAGAAGCCTTACACGGAAGGCAGTGGCCGGCTTGACCTTGCGAACGATATCGTGGCCAGTCCACTTGCCTCGCGCGTGTGGGTGAACCGGGTATGGAAGTGGCACTTCGGCACGGGCATCGTAAACTCGCCGGACAACCTGGGCAAGGTTGGCGATCCGCCGTCCGATCCTGAACTGCTGGACTATCTTGCGATCTCGTTCCAGAAGAACGGCATGTCTCTGAAGAAGCTGCAGAAAGAGATCATGATGTCGGCGACCTACCAGCAGAGCTCGAAGGAGAGCCCGCTGGCCAAGGAGACCGATCCGGATAACCGGCTCTACTCGCACTTCTCCATGCAGCGTCTGGATGCCGAGCAGTTGCGTGATTCGATCCTGTTTGTCGCGGGCGATCTCGATACGAGCAAGCTGGGCGGACCCGCGAAGCCGCTGGGCACGGATAACACTCGCCGGACCTTGTATGCGAAGGTCAGCCGCTTCCGCATCGATCCGTTCCTGCAGGAGTTCGACTTCCCTAACCCGACGTTTACGGCCGAGCAGCGCTTCTCCACCAACGTGCCGGTGCAACGGCTTTACTTCATGAACAATGCCTTTGTGTACTCGCAGGCCGGCAAGCTGGCGGCGCGGGTGTATGCGAAGGGCGACGATGCCGCACGCATCAAGGACACCTACCAGATCCTGTTCAATCGCGCCCCGACTGCGGAAGAGTTGCAGCTTGGCCTGACCTTCCTGAAGAACACGCCGGAGCGTCCGGGCTACCTGGTCAACCAGGAGCCGCTGACGGCCTGGAAGCAGTACGCGCGTGTGCTCTTCAGCTCCAACGAGTTCGAGTACCTCAACTAACGCAACAGACATGTGTTCCGAATGGAGACTATCCATGCTTAAACCGAAACCAATCGATCGTCGTGACGCACTGAAGAGAATCGGCGGAGGCTTTGCCTTCATGAGCTTCGCCAGCATGCTGGGCGAGCAGATTGCGCAGGCTGAGACCGCTGCCCCTGTGAATCCGGGGCCGGATCAGTACATGCTGAAGGACCCGAAGTTCAAGCCCAAGGCCAAGCATGTCATCTTTCTGTTCATGAACGGTGGGCTTTCGCACATCGACAGCTTCGACCCCAAGCCGATGCTGACGAAGTTCGATGGGCAGCCCATGCCGGGCGGAGACCTGGGCCACGAGCGCAAGACGGGCAAGCTGATGAAGTCGCCGTTTGAGTTCAAGAAGTATGGCAAGAGTGGCATCGAGGTCAGCGAGCTCTTCCCCAATGTGGGCGAGTGCATCGACGATATCTGCGTGGTGCGCTCGGTCTTCACGGAGATACCAAACCACGAGCCGGCGCTGATCATGATGAACACCGGCGCGAACGTTGCGGGACGGCCCTCCATGGGATCATGGCTGACCTATGGTTTGGGCACGATCAACAAGGATCTGCCGGGCTTCGTCGTCCTCTGCCCCCAGGTTCCAACCACCGTCGGGCCTCCGCTTTGGAGTTCCGCGTTTCTGCCGCCCATTCATCAAGCAACGTACGTCTCTTCGGACACCAAACAGAAGGACTTCGATCCGTACAAGCTGATTCCGGACATTCATAACGAACGCTTCGACATGAAGGCGCAGCGGCAGGAGCTTGATCTGATCAAGAAGCTCGACGATATGAACATGGCGGAGAACCAGTCGACTCCGCAGCTTGAAGCGACGATCGGCTCCATGGAGACGGCGTACCGCATGCAGACGGAGGCGCCGGAGGTCTTCGATGTGCGCAAGGAGTCTGCCGCGACGATCAAGATGTACGGCGAAGGCAGCACGGCACGCGGATGTTTGACTGCGGCGCGGCTGATTGAGAAAGGTGTGCGCGTGGTGCAGGTTTACTACTCGCAGGGCGACCCGTGGGATCACCATGCCGATATCCTCATGCATCGCAAGAACGCCAAGGACTCCGATCAACCGTTTGCAGCGCTGGTGAAGGATCTCAAGGCGCGTGGACTGTTCGACGAGACGATCATCGTGTGTGGCTCAGAGTTCGGCAGAACGCCGGTCGTGGAACTGGGCGGCGCGGGCACGCACAACGGTCGCGACCACAATCCGCACGGCTTCACCATGTGGCTTGCCGGGGGCGGCATCAAGGGCGGCATGACCTATGGCGCGACCGATGACTTCGGCTGGAAGGTTGTGGACAAGCCTGTTCACGTACACGATATCCATGCGACGATTCTGTATCTCATGGGCATCGAGCACACTAAGCTGACGTACCGCAGCAGCGGCCGCGACTACCGTCTGACGGACGTTTCCGGCAAGGTCATCCACGACATCATCGCTTAGAACAGAGGTTATTGCTTGCAGCAGACTGTAGCAGTTCGGGTCGTCTTATCGTTGCTGGCGCTTGGGCTTTCGGGCTGCAAGGCGACTCAGCCCAGCAAGCCGGAGACGGCAGTGGCAACCTGGGTCAAGCTGCACGTCACGGTCGGCGGAAAGAAGGATGTGAACCCGGTCCATGCGGATGCGGCAGCCATTGCGGACGGCAAGCAGTTGTTCGGCTCATACTGCATGGTCTGCCACGGACTGGATGGACAGAACACCGGCGTGCCGTTTGCCGCGACCATTTCACCGCCTGTTCCTTCGCTGGCAAGTGCACAGGTTCAGGCGTATTCGGACGGGCAGTTGAAGTGGATCATCAAGAACGGGCTGTACCCGTCCGGGATGCCACCGTCCACAGGAGATTTTTCCGACGACGACATGTGGCGGATGGTCGTCTACATCCGTCATCTGCCGCCGAAGGGCAGTCTGGGAGAACCGGCTGTCTATGGCGGGAAATAGTTCAGAAATTCTTTGGGAGGAGCCGTCAGAAGCACTCGCTGATGCACGGTAGCGCAGCAGACCGTCGCAACCAATTTATTTTGTTCTACTTAGCATGAAATGATCAGGATTCGTCGAGCCCGAAAGAGTCTCTCTCTTTCGGCTGTCTCCGAGTTCTCGTACCGCTACGCGCCCCAAAATTGACACAAAATGCACCGGTTACGGTCGACAGGCGTCAAAGCAGAGGGCTATAGTCTGTTTTGCCTTCTGAAGCCAGGCCATCGGCTCTAACGTGTGCGGTCTTCCCCGTTTGGAGCTGGTCTGGTGGATTTATTCACGTACCTGTCACCGTGACCCTGCTACACCGTAGATCCTGCAGCTCGTGTCGCACTTATTTTGGAGCTTCAAAATGCGTACCATGAAATCTGTTGTACTCCCCGCAGCAGCTGCCCTTTGCCTTCTTGTACCTTCCTTCAGCGCGTTCGCGCAGGCAGCACCCGCACCCACCGCCCAGACCGCCAAAAAGGGTAAGACCGTGAAGTTCACCCTTCAGAATACGACCAAGGCACCGATCGCTTTGAAGAGCGGCGACGATCAGATCTCGCTCGCCGCCGGTGAGTCGCGTGCGGTCAAGATCCCCGCCGGCACCCGCATCACCACCGTTGCCGACTCGTCCACCGGACCTTCCGGCACGGTCGTCACCGAGGTCACCGAAGACATGGGCGGCGCAACCGTCAACCTTCGGTAACTCAGTTAGTTGCGAGTCCAGGAGTACGCAAGGCCGCCCATCACGGTGCGGCCTTGCATCCGGACTCCCACGATCTCTTCATACCCCGTACCGCTCAGATTCATCAGCCGAAGATAAGGCTTGATCCGCCCGCTGCTGCGAGCGATGGAAAGATCCCACAACGGGTAGGCAGTGTGCCCCGTTCTCTGAATCACCCCAAGCTCAGTTTGCGCAATCCACTGCTTCCAAAACGATGCGGTGTAGAGCAGGTTCGCATCCTGTGCGGCGTAGTTATAGGCGTACTCGCTGATGAGCCCCGGCGGTGGCGGCGCGGCTTGTACCGCGGTGTAGCGAAGCTGCAAAGTCTGGGTGGCAGGAAGCCGGATGTGTAAGCTGCTTTCCGCGCCGGTGAGGTTCAGGTCATTGATATTCGTCGCCTGCCAGGGCGCGGCCAGCGTGTACTTTGAGTAGTCGATGCTGTTCTTCTGCTGCAGACGAAAGCCCGTGGCGCTGAAGGTATAGCGTCCGCCCGGCGTCCAGTCCAGACCACCTTCATAGCTCCAGGACGTCTCCGGTTTCAGCGCGGGATTCCCAATGCTGGCGGGGTCAGAGTAGTAGAGATCGGTGTAGGTGGGCAGGCGAAATCCGTGTCCGGCTGAGGCGCGCAGGCGCAACGTCTTCGTCAAGCTGAACCCTGCTGCGAGGCTCGGCGAGAAGACGGACCTTCCGCCGCTGAGACCTTCTTCCCTCGCACCCGCAATGGCAGTGAAGCGCCCCTGCGGATGGTAGGCAACGCTGACATATCCAGCCTCTTCATTGCGTGCGTGAAGACCGAGGTTCGAGCTGTGGATGCTATCGCCGTCTGCCTCCAAACCGTAAGAGATGCTGAGATCATGGCGCACATCATCGGTGCGGCGAAGTGCGCCCTCCCATGCTCCGTCCAGGTGATTATTGCGGTAGTACTGCGGGTTGTCGTTGAGTAGGACGAAGAGATCCGAGTGCCGGCGATAGGCGAACTGCCCGATCGTTCGTGCGCCAAGCTGCTGCTGGATTGAGGCGAACCAGCCCTTGGCGCGCTCCCACGAATCGTACGCGCCGTAGAACTGGTTTGCTCCGTAGGGACGGTCGCTGGCGGCAAACAGGAGATCCGTGGTCCACGCATCTTTTGGCGCTGACTGGCTCGATGGATGCGGGCGCAGGTCAAACCAGGTCTCCGACGAGAGCGCGTTGGAGTGATAGCCGCGATCGACCATGAAGCCGTCGGACGTATCGCGACTCCCCGCAAGCTCTCCGGCAAAGCGTGAGGCTGCATATGTGGCCTGCAGGTGTTGCTCTTCGGAACCGTAGTTGCCGAAGCCGGCCTTGGCTGTGACAGAAGTTCGCGACGGACGTGCGGTGATGAGATTGATCGCGCCGCCGATGGCATCGGAGCCGAAGAACGTGGAACCCGAACCGTGCAGCACATCGACGCGGGAGATCGCTTCAAGCGGGATGGGGATATCGAGATTGAGGTGGCCGGTCTCCGGGTCATTGATGCGGAAGCCGTTCAGCAGCACCAGCGACTGTTCAAAGGTGGTGCCGCGGATGGAGAGATCGGCCTGAACGCCGTTGCCCGCGCGAGACTGCAGGTTGACCGACGCATCCATGCGGAGATAGTCCGTGACGTTGTCGTTGAGCAGCGCAGTGGCTTCGGGATCAAGGACAACGAACGAACGATCCGAGCCGGAGAGCAGCATGGGCTGGATGGCAGAGGTAACGTTGACCGCGGCCTCCGTGGATGGCAGCGCGGTCTGCTGAGGGTTCGTTGAAACCGGTGACTGGGCGAAGGCGTGGGTGGCACAGACGGACAGCAACAGAAGTGGCTTACGCATTTCTCTTTCATCGTGCAGGTGCAAAGTTGATGAGCCGTGCGGATCAAGTAATCGCTCTTAGGCAGTATGCCTTAGAGCCAGTCGTCTATCGAGGCGATAGAACTAAGCCATGTTGCTGGCACAACTTGAGAAAGCTGCCTATGCTCACGTTAGTTCACCGACATGAGTACCAAACAAACATGACGTGCGGCAACGCATGCGCGCGGACTTACGTCTTGAGGGATGCGATGGCACAGACACAGACACCAGCTTACAACCCGGCGTTGAACGGTATTCCACAATCACCCAGCGGACGCCCCTATCCCAACGGCAATCCAGCCGATTCACTGAATCCGGCAGCCGCAAAGAACACGGACTCCTGCATGCCGCTTCACCCCACCGGCCCGGTCATCCACAACTACCACTGCGAAGGGTCAGCGCCCGGCACGCTGGGCTTCCGCTGGATCTTTGGTTCGGTCATCGCGGCTCGCAATAAAGACCCGCGCATCCAGGTGATGCAGTACAACGAAGACACCTACCTCATGCGAGAGAACATCTGCGTGAATTGGGAAGGCCCATTTACCTATCTGCTCTTTGGTAACAAGGGTGCGTTGCTGATCGACACCGGCGCGACCCCGCAGGCAGAGTGGTATCCACTGCGCAAGACGGTCGATGACATCATCACGCGCTGGGCCAGGGCTCGCGGCAGAAGCAATGTGCCCTTGACGGTCGTGATGACCTCTGGAGAGGACATTGCACAGAATCAGGGACTTGCACAGTTTGCCGGGCGGCCGAATACGACGCTCGTACCGAAGCCTCTGCATGAGATGAAGGCGTTCTACAAGCTGAATGCGTCCTGGCGAAAGGGGATTGGAAAGATCGACCTCGGGGACCGAGTCATCGATGTGCTTGCGACGCCTGGGACCCACAAGGATGGCGTCAGCTTTTATGACCCCTACTGCGACTTCCTCTTTACTGGTGATCTTTTGTATCCGGGAAAGATACAAATCAGTAACGACAAGGATTTCGTCGCATCCCTTGAGCGCCTGAAGCAGTGGAAGGATACGCACCCGGTCAAGTGGGTCCTTGGCGGCCACGTCGAGATGCAGTTCCTTCCGGGCAAGGCCTATCCGCGGTTCTACACCTATAAACCTTACGAACGACTGCTCCCCATGGAGCCTCCGCTGATCGATGAGGCTCTGGCCGCCGCGAAAGAAATCGTGGGCAAGGAGACCGTCCTCGTGCGTGTCGATTTTCAACTCCTCAACCGCGTAAGTCCGGATCAGAAGACGCTCGACTTCCCTGCCGGCGTCCCCAATATCACGGGTCCGCGAGCGTTCTAGTCTCACCCTGAGCAATATGTAACAGTTACTGTCCGCAAAGGAAATGCCACTATGCAACTCGATCGTAGAAACTTCCTCGCGCTTCCTGTTCTATCTTTTGTGGTGCCTGCGGCGAACGCCCTGATGAACTCGGAGAATGGATTGGTCTCGCCAGCCGCACCCGCTTTTGTCGGTCCCGTCGACTTTAGGCAGAATGTACCAGCGCCAGGCACATTTCCCGCAAAGTGGATCTGCGGCTCGGAATCAGCCATGGACAACACCGATCCACCCGTCCAGGTACATTGGTACAACGAGCACACGGCGGTCCTACGGCAGAACAAATGCTATAGCTACGAAGCCCCGTTCATGATGCTCTACTTCGGCAATGAACGCGTCCTCATGATCGACCAGGGCTTCAACTCCTTGCGCTCGGACTGGCCGCTGCGTGACGTCGTTGACGATTGCATCGACACCTGGGCGAAGAAGCATGGACACAAAGCTGAGGACCTTGAACTGCTCCTTGCTTTCAGCCACCTGCATGCCGATCACTACGCCGCGCAGAACGAGTTCGTCGACCGCCCCAACACACGCATCATGGGCCTGACGCATGAGGAGATGGTCGGCTTCTGGGGCATGACTCACTATCCTGAGCAGCGCG is a window of Granulicella tundricola MP5ACTX9 DNA encoding:
- a CDS encoding MBL fold metallo-hydrolase yields the protein MQLDRRNFLALPVLSFVVPAANALMNSENGLVSPAAPAFVGPVDFRQNVPAPGTFPAKWICGSESAMDNTDPPVQVHWYNEHTAVLRQNKCYSYEAPFMMLYFGNERVLMIDQGFNSLRSDWPLRDVVDDCIDTWAKKHGHKAEDLELLLAFSHLHADHYAAQNEFVDRPNTRIMGLTHEEMVGFWGMTHYPEQRVVLDLGGREIWIWGSPGHVMSEFAYYDTYTQILYTGDMFYRGRCYISFWQPWFDSMTRLIKFLDDGHPVTHIVGCHVEMGSKGEDYPYGVTWQPEEAPWQLTVAELRHAYEIAKTITKPGIYFTGGVYLCNQTRGTTTIDKNPYAYET
- a CDS encoding TonB-dependent receptor plug domain-containing protein yields the protein MRKPLLLLSVCATHAFAQSPVSTNPQQTALPSTEAAVNVTSAIQPMLLSGSDRSFVVLDPEATALLNDNVTDYLRMDASVNLQSRAGNGVQADLSIRGTTFEQSLVLLNGFRINDPETGHLNLDIPIPLEAISRVDVLHGSGSTFFGSDAIGGAINLITARPSRTSVTAKAGFGNYGSEEQHLQATYAASRFAGELAGSRDTSDGFMVDRGYHSNALSSETWFDLRPHPSSQSAPKDAWTTDLLFAASDRPYGANQFYGAYDSWERAKGWFASIQQQLGARTIGQFAYRRHSDLFVLLNDNPQYYRNNHLDGAWEGALRRTDDVRHDLSISYGLEADGDSIHSSNLGLHARNEEAGYVSVAYHPQGRFTAIAGAREEGLSGGRSVFSPSLAAGFSLTKTLRLRASAGHGFRLPTYTDLYYSDPASIGNPALKPETSWSYEGGLDWTPGGRYTFSATGFRLQQKNSIDYSKYTLAAPWQATNINDLNLTGAESSLHIRLPATQTLQLRYTAVQAAPPPPGLISEYAYNYAAQDANLLYTASFWKQWIAQTELGVIQRTGHTAYPLWDLSIARSSGRIKPYLRLMNLSGTGYEEIVGVRMQGRTVMGGLAYSWTRN
- a CDS encoding ABC transporter ATP-binding protein, coding for MVSVLEPMPETVTTSAAKAEATAIHIADVSVSYATKKKTRKTILNGVNLEIADGEFVVLLGETGCGKSTLLRMILGQELPAAGAVFVRGKKVERVSAQCGYVPQKYSLFPDRTVMGNLIMGPETSKFHILGRLRPEFRAFRREVKAEALRQLQHMGLHATDADKYPHQLSGGMQQRVAIAQALMMKPNVLLMDEAFSALDPATRTSLQRILRTVWLETKPTVVFVTHNTAEALFLATRVIVLAKQGVNGQDGAKVALDLKLPETGMSLKRNGQQFLDLVEHIEDASRGSAVADESTPSPEEVL
- a CDS encoding MBL fold metallo-hydrolase, with the translated sequence MAQTQTPAYNPALNGIPQSPSGRPYPNGNPADSLNPAAAKNTDSCMPLHPTGPVIHNYHCEGSAPGTLGFRWIFGSVIAARNKDPRIQVMQYNEDTYLMRENICVNWEGPFTYLLFGNKGALLIDTGATPQAEWYPLRKTVDDIITRWARARGRSNVPLTVVMTSGEDIAQNQGLAQFAGRPNTTLVPKPLHEMKAFYKLNASWRKGIGKIDLGDRVIDVLATPGTHKDGVSFYDPYCDFLFTGDLLYPGKIQISNDKDFVASLERLKQWKDTHPVKWVLGGHVEMQFLPGKAYPRFYTYKPYERLLPMEPPLIDEALAAAKEIVGKETVLVRVDFQLLNRVSPDQKTLDFPAGVPNITGPRAF
- a CDS encoding ABC transporter permease, with the translated sequence MSSFAPFDIQARPNRLVAQALSFVFFLVCLGLYVHTSKVRHADNPEDRIVPNAQQLRAGIHASVLEPAEEDDYIAPDGASKWERFHHSMIWKDTLSSGRRFGIALLLLVPAVLLALHIGLFPYFNSGGMRFLLFFDKIVALSLLPILFIVFGIDEWSKIALIVIGVAPTMMLDVIQMVRTVPQEQVVKSFTLGANDFDVAYRVIFRQILPQIINSLRLNLKPIMLFLFAGEMIAASDGLAYRIAIMRRHMGMDVILPYVLWVALLLFCVDLSLRIVNRRMHPWFQS
- a CDS encoding c-type cytochrome, which translates into the protein MQQTVAVRVVLSLLALGLSGCKATQPSKPETAVATWVKLHVTVGGKKDVNPVHADAAAIADGKQLFGSYCMVCHGLDGQNTGVPFAATISPPVPSLASAQVQAYSDGQLKWIIKNGLYPSGMPPSTGDFSDDDMWRMVVYIRHLPPKGSLGEPAVYGGK
- a CDS encoding DUF1501 domain-containing protein; translated protein: MLKPKPIDRRDALKRIGGGFAFMSFASMLGEQIAQAETAAPVNPGPDQYMLKDPKFKPKAKHVIFLFMNGGLSHIDSFDPKPMLTKFDGQPMPGGDLGHERKTGKLMKSPFEFKKYGKSGIEVSELFPNVGECIDDICVVRSVFTEIPNHEPALIMMNTGANVAGRPSMGSWLTYGLGTINKDLPGFVVLCPQVPTTVGPPLWSSAFLPPIHQATYVSSDTKQKDFDPYKLIPDIHNERFDMKAQRQELDLIKKLDDMNMAENQSTPQLEATIGSMETAYRMQTEAPEVFDVRKESAATIKMYGEGSTARGCLTAARLIEKGVRVVQVYYSQGDPWDHHADILMHRKNAKDSDQPFAALVKDLKARGLFDETIIVCGSEFGRTPVVELGGAGTHNGRDHNPHGFTMWLAGGGIKGGMTYGATDDFGWKVVDKPVHVHDIHATILYLMGIEHTKLTYRSSGRDYRLTDVSGKVIHDIIA
- a CDS encoding PSD1 and planctomycete cytochrome C domain-containing protein, giving the protein MKKLWLAGTFTALTLSLTAGAQQAAPADKIHAAALKPAGAGGDQQKYFEDKVRPVLAQNCYKCHTSEAMGGLRLDSRERVLKGGDTGPALIPGAPEKSLLIEAINQTGDLKMPPKGKKLTDGEIASLTEWVKNGAAWDAAESTKPITATLTAAAVKGGAGEEYFENNVRPILAQKCGTCHEDRSSGGLRMISREALLKGGDSGPAIVPGDPDKSLLLTAVHQTTELKMPPKGTKLSDQEIQSLTDWIKMGAPWPASTVAVREEGKQITDEMRAWWSFQPLKAPAIPVNKNAGWAKSDIDHLVLAKLEAKGMSPAAAADKRTLIRRATLDLTGLPPTEEEVTAFEQDKDANAYEKVVDRLLASPRYGERWGRHWLDVARYADDDIRGLDPRGRGYMPLDGAYVYRDWVVRAINSDLSYDKFVKMQLAGDLMSKKPTPDELEATSFLGAAPWIWDQAEPAQGRADERNERIDAVTRGYLGLTVACARCHDHKYDPILAKDYYALGGVFASSTYKEYSFVPDEEVTYWHDKFNKADKMDEAVQAYNKTESEQLAKAFASESSAYMVAAWRVSGKPKMKVEDVAEKDKLDPEQLDRWVKFLGKKQTFYPYLHDWQMMIAQGGTEDQAKYLGDAFQGLILDLEMEQKQLEEDNKKIEAKADVPTRRKKEAKPNEFDTYDEFCPGCTLELKVMTPERANLYSDLFVRALSSDSEGRGEPGLFAYRGWALRRRLGPTEQQYLADLEVQGKKMHKDMPEQYPFVHGFTDRPKAVNIALNLRGNPHALGPEIPRAFPEVLGAPGKKPYTEGSGRLDLANDIVASPLASRVWVNRVWKWHFGTGIVNSPDNLGKVGDPPSDPELLDYLAISFQKNGMSLKKLQKEIMMSATYQQSSKESPLAKETDPDNRLYSHFSMQRLDAEQLRDSILFVAGDLDTSKLGGPAKPLGTDNTRRTLYAKVSRFRIDPFLQEFDFPNPTFTAEQRFSTNVPVQRLYFMNNAFVYSQAGKLAARVYAKGDDAARIKDTYQILFNRAPTAEELQLGLTFLKNTPERPGYLVNQEPLTAWKQYARVLFSSNEFEYLN